One Nicotiana tomentosiformis chromosome 4, ASM39032v3, whole genome shotgun sequence genomic window carries:
- the LOC104118360 gene encoding eukaryotic translation initiation factor 3 subunit F-like, with protein sequence MASSDHTILQFSPSSTILSAKVHPLVIFNICDCYVRRPDQADRVIGTLLGSVLPDGTVDIRNSYAVPHSESQDQVALDIDYHHNMLSSHQKVNPKEVIVGWFSTGFGVTGGSALIHEFYSRETTNPIHLTVDTGFTNGEASVKGFVSVLLSIGDQPLAAQFQEVPLDLRMVEAERVGFDILKTTTVDKLPNDLEGMEASMQRLLSLIDDVYKYVDDVVEGRVPQDNKIGRFISDTVASLPKLSSEDFDKLINDGLQDQLLLLYLASLTRTQLSFAEKLNTAAQIL encoded by the exons ATGGCGTCCAGTGATCACACGATATTGCAATTCTCACCATCTTCAACCATCTTATCGGCCAAGGTTCACCCTTTAGTCATATTCAACATATGTGACTGCTACGTTAGACGTCCCGATCAAGCTGACCGCGTCATCGGCACTCTTCTCGGCTCTGTATTGCCTGATGGTACTGTTGACATTCGAAATTCCTATGCCGTTCCTCACAGCGAGTCACAAGATCAG GTTGCATTGGATATTGATTACCATCACAATATGTTATCATCTCATCAGAAGGTGAATCCAAAGGAAGTCATTGTCGGATG GTTTTCTACTGGCTTTGGAGTCACAGGTGGTAGTGCTTTGATCCATGAGTTTTATTCCAGAGAAACTACAAATCCTATACATTTGACCGTTGACACTGGATTCACAAATGGGGAAGCTTCTGTAAAAGGTTTTGTTTCTGTGCTTTTGTCTATTGGAGACCAGCCGCTTGCTGCCCAATTTCAGGAAGTACCTTTGGACCTGCGCATGGTTGAAGCTGAAAGGGTTGGAT TTGATATACTTAAGACGACTACAGTAGACAAACTTCCCAACGATCTTGAAGGAATGGAAGCCTCAATGCAACGATTACTTTCTCTGATTGATGACGTCTACaaatatgttgatgatgttgtg GAAGGACGTGTGCCACAAGATAATAAAATCGGAAGGTTCATATCTGATACCGTGGCTTCCCTTCCCAAGCTCTCATCTGAAGACTTTGATAAGCTCATTAATGATGGTCTCCAG GACCAATTGCTCTTGCTCTATTTGGCAAGCCTCACAAGGACACAACTGAGTTTTGCAGAAAAACTCAACACTGCTGCTCAAATCCTGTGA